One genomic window of Glycine soja cultivar W05 chromosome 9, ASM419377v2, whole genome shotgun sequence includes the following:
- the LOC114368290 gene encoding LOW QUALITY PROTEIN: cellulose synthase-like protein D1 (The sequence of the model RefSeq protein was modified relative to this genomic sequence to represent the inferred CDS: deleted 1 base in 1 codon), whose product MVNDGPNRIEGQNKIEGVKLNIPYFKGRSDPDAYLDWDMKIEHVFSCNNYTEKQKVKLVIAKFSYNALVWWNKNQREIMREEGREIDTWTEMRRAMRKSEIYNTSGCVVNLTREDEIDMSCDFSGQQNDHSNYTVMMPLTPDNQPGTSDSKQDNVGGTTTRFATESQQRGGGGGGEPKMERRMSSVLSSVNNKSMLLRSQTQDFDHNRWLFETKGTYGIGNAFWQDDSNSFGDEGVSMSDFMDKPWKPLTRKIPISGAILSPYRLLVVVRIIVLAFFLTWRIRNPNYDALWLWGISIVCEIWFAFSWLLDILPKLNPINRTVDLTALHDKFDQPSASNPTGRSDLPGIDVFVSTADAEKEPPLVTANTILSILGVEYPIEKISCYISDDGGAILTFEAMAEAVKFAEVWVPFCRKHNIEPRNPDAYFNLKKDPTKNKKRPDFVKDRRWMKREYDEFKVRINGLPEVIRERSKMHNSKEEKKAKQLAKEKNGGTLPQDYTSDVPNATWMADGTHWPGTWYGPTADHSKGDHAGILQIMSKVPDHDPVLGHADEKTLDFTGVDIRVPMFAYVSREKRPGYDHNKKAGAMNAMVRASAILSNGPFILNLDCDHYFFNSLALREGMCFMMDRGGDRVCYIQFPQRFEGIDPSDRYANHNTVFFDGNMRALDGLQGPMYVGTGCMFRRYALYGFEPPRFIEHTGVFGRTKTKVNRNAPHARQSFDDDTQPLTSDSEMGYPQKFGSSTMFIESITVAEYNGRPLADHKSVKNGRPPGALIAPRPPLDAPTVAEAIAVISCWYEDQTEWGDRVGWIYGSVTEDVVTGYRMHNRGWRSIYCITKRDAFRGTAPINLTDRLHQVLRWATGSVEIFFSRNNAFFATRRLKFLQRISYLNVGIYPFTSVFLVVYCFIPALSLFSGQFIVNGLNPAFLIYLLLITICLTLLSLLEVKWSGIALEEWWRNEQFWVIGGTSAHLVAVVQGLLKVIAGIEISFTLTSKSAGDDELDEFADLYIVKWTSLFIMPLTILIVNLIALVMGILRTVYSVIPEWNKLLGGMFFSFWVLSHMYPFAKGLMGKRGRVPTIIYVWSGILSITIALLWITIDPPSDSIQAGNLEV is encoded by the exons ATGGTCAATGATGGACCGAACCGAATTGAGGGGCAGAACAAAATTGAGGGGGTAAAACTCAATATACCTTATTTCAAGGGCAGGAGTGATCCAGATGCCTACCTTGACTGGGATATGAAGATTGAACATGTATTctcatgcaacaattatactgaAAAACAGAAGGTGAAGTTAGTAATAGCTAAATTCTCATACaatgcccttgtttggtggaataaaaatcaaagagagattaTGAGAGAGGAAGGgcgggagatagatacatggactgagatgagaagGGCTATGCGGAAGAG TGAAATTTACAATACAAGTGGTTGTGTTGTGAACCTTACAAGAGAGGATGAAATTGACATGTCTTGTGAT TTTTCAGGTCAACAAAATGACCACTCCAATTACACTGTGATGATGCCTCTCACCCCAGATAACCAACCAGGAACCTCTGATTCCAAGCAAGACAATGTAGGTGGCACAACAACAAGGTTTGCCACAGAATCTCAACAACGTGGGGGTGGGGGTGGCGGTGAGCCTAAAATGGAAAGAAGAATGTCTTCTGTTTTGAGCTCAGTGAATAACAAGTCCATGTTGTTGAGGAGCCAAACTCAAGATTTTGATCATAACCGGTGGTTGTTTGAGACCAAAGGCACATATGGGATTGGGAATGCGTTTTGGCAGGACGATTCGAATTCCTTCGGGGACGAAGGAGTCAGCATGTCGGATTTCATGGACAAACCTTGGAAACCACTAACTAGGAAAATTCCAATTTCTGGGGCTATACTTAGCCCTTACAG GTTGTTGGTGGTTGTCCGTATAATAGTTCTAGCTTTCTTTTTAACTTGGCGAATTCGGAATCCGAACTATGATGCATTGTGGTTGTGGGGAATATCAATTGTGTGTGAGATTTGGTTTGCTTTCTCTTGGCTCCTTGACATCCTCCCAAAACTGAATCCAATAAACAGAACTGTAGACCTTACTGCATTGCATGACAAGTTTGATCAACCATCTGCTTCCAACCCAACTGGTCGCTCAGACTTGCCTGGCATTGATGTTTTTGTGTCCACTGCTGATGCTGAAAAGGAGCCACCTCTTGTTACTGCCAACACCATTCTTTCCATTCTTGGTGTGGAGTACCCTATTGAAAAAATCTCATGCTATATTTCAGATGATGGTGGTGCCATACTTACATTTGAAGCCATGGCTGAAGCTGTCAAATTTGCTGAG GTTTGGGTACCCTTTTGTAGAAAACACAACATTGAGCCAAGGAATCCCGATGCTTACTTCAACTTGAAGAAAGACCCCACGAAGAACAAGAAAAGGCCGGATTTTGTGAAGGACCGAAGATGGATGAAGAGAGAGTATGATGAATTTAAGGTCAGAATCAATGGACTACCTGAGGTAATACGTGAAAGAAGCAAAATGCACAACTCTAAGGAGGAGAAGAAAGCAAAGCAGTTAGCTAAGGAGAAAAATGGTGGAACTCTACCACAAGATTATACAAGTGATGTCCCTAATGCTACATGGATGGCTGATGGCACACACTGGCCAGGGACTTGGTATGGCCCTACAGCTGATCACTCTAAGGGTGACCATGCTGGAATCTTGCAG ATAATGAGTAAGGTCCCAGATCATGACCCAGTATTGGGGCATGCAGATGAGAAAACTCTAGATTTCACAGGTGTAGACATCAGGGTTCCAATGTTTGCATATGTCTCTAGAGAGAAGAGGCCAGGGTATGATCATAACAAGAAAGCAGGAGCCATGAATGCTATGGTTCGAGCCTCAGCTATATTGTCTAATGGACCCTTTATACTCAATTTGGATTGTGACCACTACTTCTTCAACTCCCTTGCTTTGAGGGAGGGAATGTGCTTCATGATGGACCGTGGTGGTGATCGAGTATGTTACATACAGTTTccacaaaggtttgaagggattGATCCTTCTGATCGATATGCAAATCACAACACAGTCTTCTTTGATg GAAATATGAGAGCATTGGATGGTCTCCAAGGTCCAATGTATGTGGGGACAGGTTGCATGTTTAGGAGGTATGCACTCTATGGATTTGAACCGCCTAGATTCATTGAGCACACAGGCGTGTTTGGAAGAACAAAAACCAAAGTGAACCGTAATGCACCACATGCAAGACAAAGCTTTGATGATGATACACAACCCTTAACATCTGATTCAGAAATGGGTTATCCACAGAAGTTTGGAAGCTCAACTATGTTCATAGAATCCATAACAGTGGCTGAATACAATGGAAGGCCTCTTGCTGATCACAAATCTGTGAAGAATGGAAGACCACCTGGAGCACTTATAGCGCCGCGTCCACCATTAGATGCTCCCACTGTTGCTGAGGCAATTGCTGTCATCTCATGCTG GTATGAGGACCAGACAGAATGGGGAGATAGGGTAGGTTGGATTTACGGGTCAGTGACAGAGGATGTTGTGACTGGTTATAGGATGCACAACCGTGGCTGGAGATCAATTTATTGCATCACAAAGAGAGATGCCTTCCGAGGCACGGCACCTATAAACCTCACTGATCGCCTACACCAAGTGCTGAGATGGGCCACAGGTTCTGTGGAAATTTTCTTCTCAAGAAACAATGCCTTTTTCGCGACTCGACGCCTCAAATTCTTGCAGAGAATTTCATACCTCAACGTTGGAATCTACCCTTTCACCTCAGTGTTCTTGGTCGTATATTGCTTCATCCCTGCACTCTCCCTTTTCTCTGGACAGTTCATAGTCAATGGCTTGAATCCAGCTTTCCTAATCTATCTTCTGCTCATCACAATCTGCCTCACTCTTCTATCCCTCCTTGAAGTGAAGTGGTCAGGCATTGCCCTTGAGGAATGGTGGCGAAACGAACAATTTTGGGTCATTGGTGGCACTAGTGCTCACCTTGTTGCTGTTGTACAAGGTTTGCTAAAGGTCATAGCTGGCATAGAGATTTCATTTACCTTAACATCTAAGTCAGCAGGAGATGACGAACTCGATGAGTTCGCTGATCTTTACATTGTGAAGTGGACTAGTCTCTTCATCATGCCACTAACTATTCTCATCGTTAACCTTATTGCCTTAGTCATGGGGATCTTAAGGACTGTTTATAGTGTGATACCAGAGTGGAATAAgctcttgggaggtatgttcttTAGCTTCTGGGTGCTGTCACATATGTACCCTTTTGCTAAAGGCTTGATGGGTAAGAGAGGAAGGGTCCCCACAATTATTTATGTGTGGTCAGGAATTCTCTCCATTACCATTGCATTGCTTTGGATTACAATTGATCCTCCAAGTGACTCTATCCAAGCAGGAAATCTTGAGGTATGA